Proteins from a genomic interval of Gadus morhua chromosome 19, gadMor3.0, whole genome shotgun sequence:
- the lin7a gene encoding protein lin-7 homolog A isoform X2 — protein MATVVQPLTLDRDIARAIELLEKLQESGDVPGHKLQSLKKVLQSEFCTAIREVYQYMHETITINGCPEFQARATAKATVAAFAASEGHSHPRVVELPKTEEGLGFNVMGGKEQNSPIYISRIIPGGVAERQGGLKRGDQLLSVNGVSVEGEHHEKAVELLKAARDSVKLVVRYTPKVLEEMEARFEKLRTARRRQQQQQMLQQQQQQQQTGNSSHAPSQQQQQNHAS, from the exons ATGGCGACGGTAGTCCAACCGCTCACTCTGGATCGAG ACATCGCGCGGGCAATCGAGCTGCTGGAGAAGCTGCAGGAGTCCGGCGACGTTCCGGGCCACAAGCTGCAGTCCCTGAAGAAGGTCCTGCAGAGCGAGTTCTGTACCGCCATCCGGGAG GTCTACCAGTACATGCATGAAACCATCACAATCAACGGATGCCCGGAGTTCCAGGCGCGGGCCACAGCCAAG gcgACGGTGGCGGCGTTCGCGGCCAGCGAGGGCCACTCCCACCCCCGCGTGGTGGAGCTGCCCAAGACGGAGGAGGGCCTGGGCTTCAACGTGATGGGCGGCAAGGAGCAGAACTCGCCCATCTACATCTCCCGCATCATcccagggggcgtggccgagAGGCAGGGCGGGCTCAAGCGCGGTGACCAGCTGCTGTCCGTCAACGGCGTG agtgtgGAGGGCGAGCATCACGAGAAGGCGGTGGAGCTGCTGAAGGCGGCGCGCGACAGCGTGAAGCTGGTGGTGCGCTACACGCCCaaggtgctggaggagatggaggcgcGCTTCGAGAAGCTCCGcaccgcccgccgccgccagcagcagcagcagatgctgcagcagcagcagcagcagcagcagacgggCAACAGCAGCCACGCGCcgtcacagcagcagcagcagaaccacGCCTCGTAA
- the lin7a gene encoding protein lin-7 homolog A isoform X1, with product MATVVQPLTLDRDIARAIELLEKLQESGDVPGHKLQSLKKVLQSEFCTAIREVYQYMHETITINGCPEFQARATAKATVAAFAASEGHSHPRVVELPKTEEGLGFNVMGGKEQNSPIYISRIIPGGVAERQGGLKRGDQLLSVNGVSVEGEHHEKAVELLKAARDSVKLVVRYTPKVLEEMEARFEKLRTARRRQQQQQMLQQQQQQQQTGNSSHAPSQQQQQNHASLFQKKK from the exons ATGGCGACGGTAGTCCAACCGCTCACTCTGGATCGAG ACATCGCGCGGGCAATCGAGCTGCTGGAGAAGCTGCAGGAGTCCGGCGACGTTCCGGGCCACAAGCTGCAGTCCCTGAAGAAGGTCCTGCAGAGCGAGTTCTGTACCGCCATCCGGGAG GTCTACCAGTACATGCATGAAACCATCACAATCAACGGATGCCCGGAGTTCCAGGCGCGGGCCACAGCCAAG gcgACGGTGGCGGCGTTCGCGGCCAGCGAGGGCCACTCCCACCCCCGCGTGGTGGAGCTGCCCAAGACGGAGGAGGGCCTGGGCTTCAACGTGATGGGCGGCAAGGAGCAGAACTCGCCCATCTACATCTCCCGCATCATcccagggggcgtggccgagAGGCAGGGCGGGCTCAAGCGCGGTGACCAGCTGCTGTCCGTCAACGGCGTG agtgtgGAGGGCGAGCATCACGAGAAGGCGGTGGAGCTGCTGAAGGCGGCGCGCGACAGCGTGAAGCTGGTGGTGCGCTACACGCCCaaggtgctggaggagatggaggcgcGCTTCGAGAAGCTCCGcaccgcccgccgccgccagcagcagcagcagatgctgcagcagcagcagcagcagcagcagacgggCAACAGCAGCCACGCGCcgtcacagcagcagcagcagaaccacGCCTC